The nucleotide sequence ctcccatctctacagaggaactctagaactctgtcagagtgaccatcgagttcctggtcacctccctgaccaaggcacttctcccccgattgcttattTTGGTCGggtggtcagctctaggaagagtcttggtggttcctatCTTCTTCCGCTTAAGAATGAttttttgcaaatatttctaaaaccctgttttcgctttgtcattatggggtattgtgagtagatttcagaggatttttatttatttaatccattttagaataaggctgtatgtggaaaaagtcaaggtgtctgaatactttccgaaggcactgtatatagagagTTGGGCCATTGCGGTTTCTGTCAGAACATTTAGAGAGCTCCACTTTCTCCTCCATAGCCGTTACTAATTGACCCTTTGTTGTACTGATTATTTCAGATAGGTTTTGAAATCTATGAAGATGTCCAGTGAAAGCAGATATGCAATTTGTTGACAACACCACATAGTACAGACTTGGATACACGTGATCCCAAATGCTAATCAATAAAAACATCTGTTAAATTTGCAACTCTTTGCTGCTTGTTTTCAGCGGTAATTTCATAGGGGAATTGTCAGAGGTGCTCTTGTACTGTTACATCACCAAAATGTTAAGAATAACGGTGCAAACATGGCAGCTATTCTAAAACCTGGCCCAActacttcagaaagtattcacaccccttgaccttttccacactttgttgtgGAAAAGATTTGCTCAACAAGTCACATAAATCACAAtgaataatagtgtttaacatgattttttaaatggATATGTCACCTCTGTACCTCAcacgtacaattatctgtaatgtcccCCAGTTGAGctgtgcatttcaaacacagattcaccCACAAAGTCCAGGGAAGTTttacaatgcctcgcaaagaggGGCGTGCACCTTTTGGTTAaaaaaaatcagacattgaatatccctttgagcattgtgAATTTCTTAATTTCAGTTTGGATGATGTATTAATACACCAAGTCAATACAaatatacaggtgtccttcctaactcagttgctggagaggaaggacacTGCTCAGGgttttcaccatgaggtcaatgttgactttaaaatagttaaagaatttaatggctgtgataggagaaaactgaggatggatcaataacattatagtagttactccacaatactaacctaattgacagagtgaaaagaaggaagcctgtacataatacaaaatatttaaaaaaaaatgcatcctgtttgcaacaaggcacaaaagtaatactgcaagaaatgtggcaaaactttttgtcctgaaaacaaagtgttatgtttgggacaaatccaatataacacattactaagtaccactctccatattttcaagcatagtggtggctgcataatgttatggggatacttgtaatcgttaaggactggggagtttttcagaataaaccgaatggagctaagcacaggcaaaatctgctttccactagacaccgggagattaattcaccttccagcaggacaataaactaAACACAAGCCAAATTTGCACTGGATTTGCTTACGaagaagacattgaatgttcctgagtggccaagttacagtgttgacttaaatctacttgaaaatgtatggcaagacctgaatatggtgtcaagcaatgatcaacaacgaATTTGACAgggcttgaagaattttgaaaataataatgggcaaatgttgcacaaaccAGGTGTGGAAAACTCTTAGAGGCATACCCAAAAAGACGCCTGTAGtcactgccaaagttgcttctacAAATTATTAACTCATGGGtatcaatacttatgtaaatgagctatttctgtatttccttttcaatacatttgcaaaattttctaaaaacatgtttttactttgttattatgggttattgtgtgtagatgggtgagaggggaaaaaaacaagctatttaatcaattttgaattcaggctataacaaccaaaaggtggaataagtcaagaggcatgaatattttctgaaggcactgtatacggCTCTCGGTCTTGTCTACTTAGTTCTGAGTGGAGTGGGATGTTTCACTTCCTCTTCCGTCTCTGGCTCTAGCATCTCTGCCACGTCATATAGTAGTGATATCAGAAGGAGGAAGAAAAAAATCATCTGTTTCGATCAGTGATGTAAGCTAGTGATACTCTCGAAGAAGGAGATCGATCAAGTATTCATTCCGATATTTATTCATCTGTACGTGTCCTTACATTGATGTCACCGTAAGTACATTGACATATTTTCTTGATTTAGTTAGCTACATTAGCATAGCTGAAGAGCAATGTTGTGAAGTATAGCTAACGCCAGCTAGCCAGCAGATCTCTGATTAATTCTATAATTAGCTAGCTATAATTAACAGGTTAGCAAGTAGTTACTCTctctagctagctagttgttGTAACGTTAGCTTGTCAGGGAAAACATTTGTCAGGAAAAAGATTGTGGTACTATGGAAACTCATGGCAAAGATATCTGTAACTAAACCATTGTTCCATCTGTGCTTGTGGCAACATAGTTACTGTGCCTTTTGGAAATAGTGAATATTTTATGACGgctagcagtggtgtaaaaagtacccatggtcatacttgagtgaaagtgaagataccttaacagaaaatgactcacgtaaaagtcacccagtaaaatactacttgagtaaaagtaaaatatttggttttaaatatacataagtatcaaaagaacatgtaattgctcaaatatactaaagtatcaaaaattataaataatttcaaatcccatatgttaagcaaaccagaggacactattttcttgttgtttttatttacagatggtcaggggcacacttcaacactcagacataatttacaaatgaagtatTTGTGCTTCGTGAGTCCACCAGGTCggaggcagtagggatggccagggatgttctcttgataagtgcttgcattcaaaatgtacttttgggtgtcaggaaaaatggATGGAGTACAAAGTCCATTATTTTCTTtacgaatgtagtgaagtaaaaaatATGACTTAGGTAGtactttaatgtattttttacttaagtatgtTTTACCAAAGACCGCTAGCAATGAACTAACCTTGCTCTTCTAGATTCATCAAGGGAAAAAATATAAACACTTCCATAACTAGACCAGTCCTTCGCTGTTTATGAAACAATTCTAGGCAAGACAATTGACTTTGACCACCATCAGTCAGTTCTTTTACTTGGCAAAAGGTGGACTGTAGGCCTAAATTCTTGTTCTATGGCTGCACCCAAATGTGTCCACATAGTGGGGAAGGTCCAACTCCTGTTACACTTCCTGGATAGGAGGAGAGTATTGGAGGACATATTCTGAACACAATACAGTTGTAATTCAATCCCAGTAAATGTGAGATAAGAAGTTATTTCACCTGACAAAGCCAAGAGGACAGAATAGTGTCATTAAATGATTTATACAATTTCCTCAAGTTGAATGTTAGTCACTCACTGACATTGTCTACCATTTTGGAAACTGCCCTGAGTGTCTTTCAACCCAAATTTAGACTTGTTTTGTTCCTCAGTACTATTTTATACCGTATTTGCTCGGTCAAAGTCCACTGTCTGTACATCAGAACTGAATTCGTCATTTCAAAAGTAAACATATTAAGCTAATCTTGGAGAAAGGATTTACACACTACATACAGTCAGTATTTGATTAGTACACACATCCTATTCCCACACCTTTAGGTCACAATTTTGCTAAcattaaacgtgtgtgtgtgtgtacagagccTGTGGGATGCTGCTGGATGAGATGCCACTATTCGAGCCAGCTCTGCTCCAGGAGCTGGACTGGAGTAGCAAGACCGTGTCCTTCTCTCCCCCAATCTCCCCCTCCCAGCCTGGGGAAGGTCTGGTCCTCAGGCCCCTCTGCACAGCTGACTTCAACAGGGGTAAGGAAGGGCGGGCCACTACAACACACTGCTTTATCTGGGTTGTGTGCATTCGGCACCAACCGGGGAAAAAAACGGACTGAAGCAGGAACCGTCATTTGAGTTTTCCGTTGCAAAACCTTTTGCTACAGTGTTCCCTTATGAGCACGACCCTGACTGACATATTCCAAATAATAAGACTGACTTAGCTGAACAACAATAAGAGACTGACTGACTTGTCCCTTACAATAGTGGCATTCCTGAAAGTCAGTGCTTTCACAATAAGAGACTGACATGTCTGGCTCAACAGTCGTGCATTCTATGTCTAAAATAAAATGAATGTAAGTTTCCTAATAGTTCCAATGTTGTTTTTGCTACAcaggattctacaaggtgttatCCCAACTCACAACGGCAGGGGATGTTACGCCAGAGCAGTTTATTAGTAAGTTCCAATCAAAGCCTAGGTATGGCAATACACATTGACTGTTTAATattgacattttttttatttttcaaagGCATGGTATGTAAATCCTAAAACAACCATTAAAAAAATATTGATATGCTTAAGAGCCATACTATCGTGTACTGCTAAGAACTGgttattttatttgacattttatttTGATTAGGGAGTCATGccgagaccaaggtctcttttacagatgagccttGTATACACAATCatagaaaacaaacacattctcCAGTAAAAAGGTCCTCAATAAGCATTTTGCCATATGATATCCTGTCCATCAGATGTAGATGCACACACTACCCAAAATGATCCTGTATATTCTCTCGTAGAGAATTTTGAGCACATGAAAAAGACTGGGGACTACTATGTCATCGTGGTGGAGGACACAAACCTGGGACAGATTGTTGCCACGGCCACATTGATCACAGAGCACAAATTCATTCATTCCTGTGCAAAGGTAGGGTTTACCAACAAGCAATATACATTAAACCCTCCCTGGATCTATGTCAACTCCTTTTTGATTGATGTATTTGGTCAAATCTTATCGGGCCGAATCGTGACAGACACGCATAACATTGCATTGATGACAATGGGATATTTTGCTCAAAACCACACGTTTGTCACCTAGTTATTCAGCCCATTGAAGACTTCTGAATGTCTGACATTTTGTCTCATTCAcagagaggaagggtggaggaggtggttgtcAGTGACGTGTGCCGGGGAAAACAGCTGGGGAAACTGTGAGTAGTTTCCACTGAGCTTAAAGGAAAAATCCACAAAAAAAACAATGCCACTGTTAAGtctcaaaatgttttgcatgtcagcagtcagtTTGCTTCTTGAAAATCCTATTGACAAGAAGCAGTGTCACTTgccacattttttaaaatttaactaggcaagtcagttaagaacaaattcttatttacaatgacggcctaggaacagtaggttaactgccttgttcaggggcagaattatatatttttaccttgtcagctcggggattctatctagcaacctttcggttactggcccaactctctaaccacgaggctacctgccactccatCATGATGACTTGACTGTGGACATGCAAAATATTTTGGGACTGTATGAACAGTAAACTAATGGAAAAAAATTGTTTGACTTAATTGGTAGTCCTTGCCTCTCTTCCAACCCGTTCTGTAATAGTATCTGGTAAACATGGGTGttacatttcacagtgaggttgTTGTAGCTTTAGCCTACTTGTCTCGCAAAACAAGGTGGGCTATTGTCCTTTAACAATTCTTGTTTTCTCACCAATTTCAGGTTAGTGTCGACCCTCACTCTCCTCAGCAAAAAACTAGATTGCTATAAAATAACATTGGAATGTGCACCCAAGAACGTGGCCTTCTACACAAAGTTTAGCTACTCTGCATCAGACGAGACTTACATGCAGTGTCGGTTCTTTGATTGAGCGTCGTTCTCCCTCCCTGGGATTTGACTTGAAGAAATTGATTCCAGGACATTGTCATATTGGTTCAACATCCTAGGATCCCCTAATGTTCAAGTCATCTCCGCACCGTCAGAGTCACCGTCCCTCTGGTCACAAAGCTACCTCACCTGGGGGAGATTTGGCATTGTGTCCCTGGCTTCTTAACAAAGGAATGTCAATCCAGTCTGGAATTTGGGACTTCTGCACATGCAATAAAGTGCTCTCTGCGCTTTATAGGAAACACATTGAATGATTTCCTATTTTTCTGTTTTTTGATTCAAATGTATGTGTTAAAGAGGGTTTAGTTCATATTTACGTATGTTAATTGCAACTTAAGATTTGCAGACTGGTCCACATGTGAGAAGTCCCACGTACTACAAAGACCATTTGGTACCTTAATGTAGGGCAGAAAACTTGGGACATTCATTATGCTAAGGTACTGCATATTTATTTTGGGAAATTTGACAATTACCCGCTGAAATTGTATTGTCTGTTCATTGGCAAAAAGACTTTGATCTCGGTGCCCTTTAGACTGAACTGTGCTGGCAAACTATTGGCCTATGGGGAAGCACAGAATGACTCAAGTTTGATATATGCTTTCACTAGTGATCAATGGTACATGGGTTATTTCAGACCTCAGGAAGTTCAAGTTGTACACAAGTAAAATCATGTATAGGTTTGAGGGAATTCTGTTCTAGAAAAGACATAGCTACATTTGGTTTGAAGATATGGGGTAAATTAAATGGAATTGTAGTGAAAGCTTATTTATTCAACCTTTTAGGTTTTTCAGTTTAGTTTCATAATTATGCTGTTAGTCTTGGCAACTGGGGACATTTGTATTCTATGTAAAAATGCTAATAAATTATTTTTACACTGGTTGTTACTTTGTTGGTCAAAATACAAAAACCTAACGTATAATATTTGGGAGCAGTGTTAAAGAATGCTAGAAACAGGCAAAAAATAACAGTACAAAAGACAAGTTAGATGTTTGTTTATTGAACAGTGGTTCGTTAATTATCTGGCAAGCTGTTTCTCAATTGTAAACCTGATCTGTCCAATATTCCCAATTCCCTAACGTGTGGCTCAGCATTGGGCATTTACTTATTACTGTACCTTACACCAATTGCCCCCTTCTGGCAAAAAATAATTCAAGTATCAAAAGTGCATTATTGCAATACTGTCCCGCTGCAAATGCAAAATGCTTTAAATACTATAAAACCTTCAGTGCATACAGCTCAAGAAAAACAAGTCACTTAAGAAATTGTATCCCCTCTCCCTTTGGTCTCAGACGTCAGGAAGTGGACCCAATGCTCTCTGACCCCCTTTAGAAAAATTTTAATATATACATTTATTATATcaatacaaatgtaaaaaaaaaaaaaaagtgcacTGTATGTGATGACAGCTATCTGCATAATAAGCCTATCCGTTCTGCTCAGCAGTGACCTGCATTCCCCCAAAATCCTCGTCTTCTTCCAGGCTTCGTTTCAGACTGCCTGTGAGGTAGAGTCAAAAATCCATAAAGGAAGACTGGTGACGAGGTTAAATAAACTGTAAAAATCAACTTCATGGGATGAAAACCAGTTGTAATTGGGCATATGGGTGCATACATTCTGTTCAGTCACTGATCAATAATAATCGGCTACTTTCAATGTGTTGCATTATAGGAATTATCTGACTTGCACCCATTGACTGTACTAGGATGATAGAGTAATTTATTTTGACATTAATGAAAAACATATGAACAATGTTAGCTATGACGACACAGCCATGTTGAAAtgagccttgctgttggaaaaccacaGAAAGTGTTGGTACATAAGCACCTCCATCAACTGCAATGGACTTCTTTCTAGGCAGTTTAAGTCATCTCAAATGCACCCACGGTGACACAATAAGCCCAGGTTCTTGGAACTGTCACCCGAATGCAAGTTGCACACACTGACCTGGCATTCCAGCATGCAGGGAGAATGATCTGCCCAGCTGTATTGGTGACATCTTGATGGTGAGTTTAGCTGAGTAGATCGCTTCATATTCCTAGAAAacccagagatggagggagcaaTGTCACAAACATTCAGACAGAAATGGTCTTGTTTTGAGCAGACATTTATCTGCCAAATTTGTAATGTTGAAATCCACTAAATATCCCTCAAGCCATTTTGGTATATCAGTGGTCAGAGCTGTTTGGAAGGTTGAATCAACAACTTGATACAGAGGACCCTACCTGTAATTGATGCACAAAGCCCACGTTAGGGTTGATGCAGAATCTCCTCTCCTGAACGTGGCTGAAAGCATCCCTGCAGAAGAACCAGCCAAATACAGCAGGACATGTGACTAGATCTTTGGTCACTATGCATCTGGACAGCAGCAATACATGGAGTGAACTCATTATAAAATGTCTATGAACTAGAGCGatatggacaaaaaaaaaatccatattgCGATAAATTTACATTTTGTTTGCAATAATCAGCGATAAATTACAGTAAATACTTTTTGGGAGAGAAGCTTGGCGATATGGGAAAAAGTAATATTGCAATAAatgtaactacactgaacaaaaatataaactcaaagATTTGAGCTCTGGGGAAtcctgtggtgaattcaatttATTGtacttgatttggaaaggcacacctgtctatataagattccacagttgacagtgcatgtcagaacaaaaaacCAAtgcatgaggtcaaaggaattgtccatagagctccaagacaggattgcgtcgagacacagatctgggggagggtaccaaaaaatgcctgcagcattgaaggtccccaagaacacagtggcctccatcattcttaaacggaagaagtttggaaccaccaagactcttcctagagctggctgcccggacaaactgaacaatcgggggagaagtgccttggtcagggaggtgatggtcactgacagagcgcCAGGGTTCCtctgaagatgggagaaccttgcagaaggacagcactccaccaatcaggcctttatggtagagtggccagatggaaaccactcctcagtaaaaggcacatgccagcctgcttggagtttgccaaaaggcacctaaaggactctcagaccatgagaaacaagattctctgatctgatgaaaccaatatttaaCTTTTTTGCCTAaaagccaagcgtcacatctggaagaaacctggcaccatccctacggtgaaggatAGTGATGGCAACATGTTGTggcgatgtttttcagcggcagggactgggagactagtcaggatcaagggaaagataaacggagcaaagtagagatccttgatgaaaacctgctccggacctcagactggaacgaaggttcaccttccaacaggataatgactcttagcacacagccaaggcaatatacacgagtggcttcgggacaagtctctgaatgtccttgagtggctcagccagagcccgaacatctctggagacctgacaATAGCTTGGCAGCGACACTCTCCaaccaacctgacagcgcttgagaggatctgcagagaagaatgggagaaactccccaaatacagatgtgtcaagcttgtagtcaTACCctagaagacttgaggctgtaatcactgccaaaggtgcttcaacaaagtactgagtaaagggtctgaatacttatgtaaatgtgatagggTTTTTATttctaaatacatttgaaaaactttttttttgctgtttttgctttgtcataatggggtattgtgtgtagactgatgaggggaaatcaatttaagaataaggctgtagaaacaatgtagaaaaagtcaagggggccgaatactttccgaACGAACTGTATATACTCACAGAAAGCTGTGAGTCTCCTCTCTGTGACTAGAACAATAGCTGCATTGAAAAATATTTTTCCCGCAATAGCATTTTGAACAACGTTCACATGCTTGTGCTACTCAGAATGCATCACTCTCTCCTCCGCATGGACcgtggggagagggagtgagtcAGCAGCCAACAGCGAAACAGGGACAGGCAGACACTTTCATAGCAGGACTCAACACAATGCATAGGATTTTACTGTTGAACAAATTATGGTTTTATAACCAACTACACAAATGTTGTGTAGCAAAATCACCAACATTTGCTTTGGTAAGAGGAAGTCAATATCCGTGTTGGCCATTTTCGGTTTATCATTCCAGCTCTACTCTGAACTAGCTAGCAATAAATGAAGCCTGCTTGGTTTGAACGGTCTTACCTGTATTTTACACCAAATGTCTCCATAAGGTATGCAATAACCAAGGCAGCACTGAAAGAAGAGATAATTATTTAGATTAAGATTGATACTAATCTTCATCTTTGAGTATCAATCAAGATCAATAGACAAGCAGGCAATTTTTAAACACATTGGAACTGTTCAAATATTTTACACGAGGTAACCAACCTTCTTGATATCCCTGCGTTTCCATGAACTAGTACCTTTCCTATGTGAACAAGACAAGGAAAGAGTCAAGATCGATTTCTACGGGGAAATAATAAGAATTCAAAAGCACTGTTTTGCACAACCCAACAATTATCCAGGTGCAGAGTACATTAagttacatacagtgccttcagaaaaacTTTTAgcacattttcttgtgttacaaagtgggattgaaatggatttaattgtaatttttgatcaatgatctacacaaaatacaaaATGTCAAAATAAAACACTATCTACACTTATatcaacgcaacatgtaaagtgctggtcccatgtttcatgagatgaagtcaaataaaaataattttccatatgcacaaaaagcttatttctgtcaaatgttgtgcacaaatttgtttacatccctgttagtgagcatttaatCATTTGGCATGATAATAAATCCACCTGGCAGATGTGGCATAGCAAAAGGCTATTAAACAGCactatcattacacaggtgcaccttattctgggaacaataaaaggccactctaaaacgtGCAGTTGtcccaacacaatgccacagctgTCAAATTGGGGAAGcgtgcaattgtcatgctgacggcaggaatgtccaccagagctgttgccagagaatttcatgttaatttctctaccataagcagcctccaacgccgttttagagaatttggcagtacgtccaacctgcctcacaaccacagaccacctgtaaccacgccagcccaggacctccacacgcagcttcttc is from Oncorhynchus masou masou isolate Uvic2021 chromosome 32, UVic_Omas_1.1, whole genome shotgun sequence and encodes:
- the gnpnat1 gene encoding glucosamine 6-phosphate N-acetyltransferase, which gives rise to MSPACGMLLDEMPLFEPALLQELDWSSKTVSFSPPISPSQPGEGLVLRPLCTADFNRGFYKVLSQLTTAGDVTPEQFIKNFEHMKKTGDYYVIVVEDTNLGQIVATATLITEHKFIHSCAKRGRVEEVVVSDVCRGKQLGKLLVSTLTLLSKKLDCYKITLECAPKNVAFYTKFSYSASDETYMQCRFFD